The Burkholderia sp. PAMC 26561 genome includes the window ACCGGCCACGGATTCCGAAGTACCGCCTCAACTTTGTTGAATGAGCTGGGGTGGCCCTCCGATGCTATTGAGCGCCAGCTTTCCCACGGTGAGCGTGACGAAGTGCGGAGTGCTTATAACTTTGCCGAATACCTTCCAGTGCGGAGAACGATGATGCAGGCTTGGGCCGACCATCTAGATACATTGGAGCGTGGCGCAAGGATTGTTCGAACACAATTCCCGAAAGCAAGTTAGCTTCAGAAGCGCACGGTAGTAGTGCTATTGATACACCACCAAAAAGGCTTACTATCTGGGTGACCCCAACGCGGCCGATCATCCGTTCCTGTGAAATGCCGATTGCACAGCTAAAAGGTTGGTGAAGAATTAAAGCGTCCGTACCGTCGCAGCGGCCGGTCAAGGCATCGATGCTTTCGGTGAATTGAGCGTCACAGAGGAACACCGATCAAAATCCTTCGCTGTTCAACGGCGCCGACCTGCAGCGTACCGGGGCGGCGGTTTCACAGCAACGCTGGCGCGTCGGCTCTGCGTGAGTTTGTGCTCGATCTGAGAACGACTTCCTATCCGGGAGTGGGGTAGGCCCGGAGGGAGTCAGTGAATGTGTAAATGGCATCTGAAAGACACTTGGTCAGTTGATCGACCCTTGTCTTAAGTGCATCGGAAAGTGACCTTCCTGAGAATGGCTCCAGGCCTTCCCCGCCGCCCGCAAGCATGAACCCGGAACCACTCAAATTTATAGACCCGGCAGACACGAACGAGTAGTGAGCGATTTCATCTCTGATTGAACGGTGCTCACTCCCGTTTGATAGCACGAACCTGAATGTCTTCACCCATTCCGGATGTAGCGTAAGAAGCGGCGCCGAGATAGCACGGTCGCGCTCGCCGCGCAGCCACGCGCGCAGGTTGGTGACCAGTTTGATGACATCGAGCCGGTCGGTCTTCGCGCGCCGCCGGTGGCGTTCGACCGGAATGCTCGCCGGATCGACGACGTAGCACTCGATGCCGCGCGCCTGCAGCGCGCGACAGATCCAGAACGCGTCCTGGCCGGCCTCGTAGCTGACGACGGTCCGCACGCCCGCCGGCAGCGACCACCTGTCCCGGTGCGCCTCGATCAGGTCCAGCACCGCCTGCAGCCGGGCGCGGCCTGGGGCTGCGCGACCGTGTGGACGGCCGGCTGCTCGCGCCGGCCGTCGTGCAGCGCGACCTTCCATTTCGCGGCAGCAAGCTCGAGTGACACCGCCAGCACCGGTTCCTCACCACCCGTCGTAAACGTCCGATCCGTGCGCATGATGCTCTCCTCGTAGCAGGGTTCGAGTGAATGATTTTATCGATCAGTCCGTCGGCAGATCTCCTGCCACATAGGATCATAAGCAAGATGGCCGGGAGGTCAAACTCGGTTTGGGGCGGTATCCCGTAGTTTCCTTGGCCGTGGTCCGCCTGAAGGCGCGCCATCCGCAATCAGAATCAACGTTCAAGTTCCATGCAAGCCGCGCTTGCACGAATCAAGCGCGGGACGAAATCTCGAACGCCCGCTTGTAAGCTATCGAGGAAATGTCACAACGGACCGCTGCTCGGCATCTGCCCCTGCGCAAGAATCCATGCGCGGAATACTGCGAAGGCAGGGCGGTCCAGACGTGCGCTTTCGAAGCAGAGGTAATGGCCGTGATCAAGTTCCAGCAGTTGTCCGAGCGTCAAGAGAATGCGATTAGTCAGCTCTTCCTCGACCAGAATTTTGGGGACTAAAGCCATGCCTAGTCCACTGACCGCCGCTTGGATTATGGCTGAGTACTGGGCAAATCGAGGGCCAGCTAAGGTCAGCGTTTCGTCGATCGAATGAACGTGTGCCCACTGGCGCCATGCAAGCGGCGCTTGCTCGTGGTGCAACAACGTTTCTCCGGCCACATCGTTCGCACTCCGCAGCAATCGGCCCTTCACAGGAATCGAGGGCGAGTATACGCAAACAAATTCTTTTCCAGCAATGTAGTCAGACTGAACCCTTGGCCAATCGCCAGATCCGTACCGAATCGCTGCATCCATATCTAATGGGAGAGAATCCGATTCGCCGAGATGCTGGCTGAAGCTGAATGTGACGTTAGCGTGAAGCCGCGTGAATTCATTGAGCCTTGGGATGAGCCATTTAGTAAGGAAGGTGGGAACACTCGCTAAGGATATGACGCCGGCTCCGTTACGACCTGCACGAAATTCGAAGGTCGCAGTCTCCAACGCACGAAGACTGGGGGAAACCCTTGCCAAATATTCACGTCCCGCCGTTGTCAGTTGAATCCCCCGACCGTGCTTTTGCATCAGCGGGCGACCCAAGTAACTCTCCAACGCAGAAATTTGCTTGCTCACCGCGCTGGCCGACACACAAAGAGAAATTGCTGCTCGTGTGAGGCTTTCGTAGCGGGCCACTGCGTCGAACGCGAGGAGCTCTTGGATAGTGGGGCAGGTTCGTTTCATGACATTAGTATGCCGTTATTGTTTCCGTTTGCTCAAGTGTTGCATCCCAATATTCACTAGTCGGGTGGGACTGTCGACGGTAAATTAAGAAAAACGTGATCCGGTAGCCGCAGAGCTGCCAAATAAAGGGCTACGCCCGATGGAGACAACACCGTGATTCGTGGCATTACCGTCGCATACGGTATTTATCTGGTCCTCCCGATCTTGCTGCTTGTTCTAGGTAGCGGGGGATCCTCTTGGACTAATACTATCCTTCCAACCGGGCTCACCGGTCACTGGTACGCAGACCTTTGGCAAGACTCATCTTTTCGAAAGGCATTCACCACAAGCTTGATTGTTGCCTTATCGACTTGCGTCATCAATGCCATCTTGGCGGTTCCTCTCGCATACAGCTTGTATAACGGCGCAGGCCGCCGTGGAAGCCTGGCCGCGAAAGTCGTCAGTGCAATGCCGGTCGCTGTACCCACGATCACATTGGGATTCGGTTACATCATAGTTTTTAACACCGACGCCATGCCATGGCTTGGCACACTTTGGTTGCTCATTGCAGCGCATGCAGTACACACACTGCCTTACCTGACCAACACGCTTCTTGCTGACCTGCGGCATCTTGATCTGGGGCGATATGAGCGTGCAGCCGCTACCTTGGGTGCGCGCCCAACCCAATCCTTTTTTGGCATCGTCGTGCCAAACCTTCGACAGAGCCTGATGAGTGGATTGGTCATGGTGGCGGCGATCTCCGTCGGCGAATTCGGAATTTCAAATCTGCTTACCAGTTTCCAGAACCGCACCTATCCCGTTGTCCTGCTCCAAGCGTTCTATGGCGCAACTGGATTTGCCTGCGCAGCAACCGTAATTTTGCTTCTGCTGGCCAGCGCATCTGCCCTGGTGTCGTCCACCGTCATGAGAAGAGCATGAGTCTTGTACTGAAAAACGTCAGCTACCGTTACCCCGGAACGAATCAGGGTCTGTCGGATGTCAACATCGACATTCAAACGGGCGAATTAGTCGCAGTAATTGGTCCAAGCGGATCGGGTAAGTCGACCCTCCTTAAACTCGTCTCTGGTCTGGAAAGTGGAAACGACGGCTCAATTCTGCTCGACGGTGACGACCTATCAAAAAAACCGGTTCACATGCGTAACATAGGCATGGTGTTTCAAAACTACTCGCTCTTTCCGCATTTAACCGTCGCGGAGAACGTAGCTTACGGGCTGAAGCTAAGGAAGGTTTCTAAAAACAAGCGGATTGAAAGAGCGCAAGAACTGCTGGAGCTCGTCGGCTTGAGCGACTTTTCAACGAAATCGGTATCCAAGCTGTCCGGTGGTCAACAGCAACGTGTGGCTGTGGCCCGAGCGCTCGCAATCAACCCTAAAGCGCTCTTGCTCGACGAGCCGCTGGCGGCTCTCGATGCCGGCATTCGAGGTTTCCTTCGTGATCAAATTCGAATGCTGCAGAAGCGCTTCAATGCGACGACGCTCATGGTGACCCATGATCAGGAAGAGGCGTTAACGATGGCCGATCGCGTTGCAGTGATGAAGGACGGTCGGCTGTTGCAACTGGCCACCCCCCACGAGATTTATCAACGTCCGGCGACCAGCGCGGTGGCGGAATTTGTGGGCCTGTCAACCATATTTCCAGGCACCGTCGTAGACGAGCAAACGGTCGATCTGGGCTTCGCAGCGGTCAACACGCCAACGGAGGGCAGGGCGTCCGGAAAATCAATTTTTATGATGATCCGTCCTGAGCACGTCGTTGGTGATCCGCCAATCGGCACACCAAACATGTTTTTTGGAAAGGTAGGGACACAGCGCTATTTAGGCTCAGTCGTGCGGTACGACTTCATGATCGAGGGCGCTTCAAAAGCTGTGCTTGCAGAAGCGCGTACGGTCGCTGCGGAATCGATTTCTTTCCCTCCCGAGCACATCAGGTTGCTTGATCACTAAACGCACTCTCATTTTCCAAGTAGACAACCATGAAACGTCGCCAACTTCTTGCCGCGCTCGGAGCCGCACCACTGGCAGTCGCCATGCCCGCGTTCTCATTTGAGGGGGTCGAACTCTATCCCGGCGAAAAATCAATCTACGAGGCCGCGAAAAAAGAAGGCGTCGTAATCTCTTTCGATACAGGCCCCGAATGGGTCAATTGGAAGGGGCTTTTTCGAGACTTCAAGAAGCGCTACCCCGAAGTCGACATCACGTACAACGACCTGGGATCTGCTGCGACGGTCTTTGCCCTCGAAAAGAGCCGTCGCAGACCGCAAGCCGATACGGCGTACTATTTTGCCGCGTCGGGCGTGGACGCCGTCAAAAAGGACGTAGTTGCTCCTTTCCAGCCCATCAATTTTGAGAAGCTCCCCCCGGTGTTCCGCGAAGCGAGCGGGAAGTGGTTCACTATCCACACGCTAAACGTCGCATTTCTAGTCAACAAAAAGCTTGTTAAAAACGTTCCCACAACCTGGGCCGACCTTCTCAAGCCTGAATACCGCAACAGCATTGTCTATCTCGATCCCCGTTCCACTGGGGTCGGTCAGGTCGTCGTCTTTGCAGCAGCATACGCAAATGGCGGATCAATAGAAAACATTAAGCCAGGTACCGACTATCTCGGGCGCCTCCAATCCGCCGGCAACGTCATGCGCGTAGAAGGGACTACGCCTTATGCCAAATTCCTCAAAGGCGAAGTACCCATCTGGATCGGCTATGAGAATGATGGACTCAAGGCCAAATATGTCGACGGGATGGGTGACGCAGCTGAAGTCGTTATCCCGAAGGAAGCCAGCATTGCCGCGCCGTACGCGATCAGCTTGGTTAAGAATGGGCCTAATCCCAACGCGGCCAAGCTTTGGTTGAACTTCACCATGAGTGAAGCCGGCCAAAGCCTCTTCGCCGAGGGCTTTGTCCGCCCGGCAGTCCCGGGCCTTCGCTTGCCACCGACTGTCCAATCAAAGATGCCGCCGGCGCCTCAACTGCTGCCGCTCGACGTCGTAAAGGCGGCGGAGCGAAACGCGGAGGTTAGCAGCCTCTGGGCTCAAGCCGTGCTGGGGAAGTAGCCATGAACCGCTTCGGGGGCTTACCAGCCTGGATATTCATGCTTATCTTCTTCGGGCTGCCGCTTGTTGCGCTAGCGCCTGAGGCATTCAGCGATGGCGGTTCTGCATTCGGCCGGATTTTCAGAGATCCGCTTTTTCTAGGAGCAGTGCGCAATACGGTCTTGCTAGGACTCATCGCAGGCGCGTTGTCAGCGTTAGTCGGTACCGCTATCGCGATTGAACTCGCGCGGCAGCCTGAAGGCAGGAGGCAATGGATGATGACGCTATTGGGACTGCCTTTGGCCTTCTCCGGTCTTGTAATAGCGTACGGGTTTATTCTTGCGTTCGGCCGTTCGGGTCTCGTGACGCAACTGCTTGCAGGGCTTGGGGCCGATCCGGCGCGTGTAGGCAGTTGGATCTACTCAGTGGGCGGACTGGGATTTGCCTACGCGTACTATCTCATTCCCCGGGTGGCGCTTTCGCTGTACCCGGTATTCGCGAACCTGGATGATCGGCCGTTGCTGGCTGCTCGAACCTTAGGTGCATCTCGCGCTAGAGCATTTTGGGACACGGTCGTCCCCGAGGTAGTCCCATCGGTTCTTTCTAGCGCTTGCTTAGTCGCCGCGTTAGCAATGGGCACCTATGGGACCGCGTTGGCCTTGGTCGGTACCCAACTCAACATTGTGCCTCTATTACTACTCGCCAAAGTGTCAGACTCGGGTAGTGACTTTCCAGAAGCGGCAGCGATGTCTCTCGTGCTGCTGGGTATTTGTATTCTTGTCTTAGGGGTAGGCGATGTCATCACAAGTCGGCGCGAGCAAGCATCTCTCGAACGCGGGCATTAAAGCTTTGGAATTGCTGACCGGTATTCAGAATGGAGCAGGTAGATGTCCGCTGCCGGTCGGGATTATTGGTCCGGGTGACGGCGGTACTCGGGAGTGCGAAGCGGCATACGAGGTCGCTAGCGTTCTCGCCTCGGCAGGAGTGACGATCGTGTGCGGAGGCCGAGGGGGGGTCATGGAGGCGGCTGCACGCGGTGCGTCAGAGTCAGGAGGGATCGCTGTGGGAATCCTGCCGGAGGAAGATCTATCGGGGGCGAACCGGTACCTGACGGTTGCAATCCCAACAGGCATTGGAGAGATGCGAAATGCACTAATTGCCCGCAGCGGAATCTGTTTGGTAGCGATCGGTGGTGGCATGGGAACAATTTCAGAGATGGCGCTTGGACTGAAGTGGTCAAAGCCGGTTTTTACATTGTACGAGGACGCACAGTTGACCGGAGCTCGGGCCGCAAAGAATAAGGAACAGCTTATCGAATGGGTGCTGGAATGCCTCGTATCAAAGCTGCAATAGCGAGGAACTTTATCCTTGGCTTCGCCCGAAAACGGCTAAGAAGCTTTAGGGCGGCCAAGTCTGCGTCACGGTTCTGACGTAACGACTTAGGTTTCGTTAAGACATTGAGCTAGTCGAACAGACAAATGAATTGATCGATTACTCGGCGTGCGAGTTTTGTGCAAACCGACGGCGGAACAAGCAATATCTTTAAGACAGTGCATCAATCTGGCAATGGATACCCGTCGCCATTGGACGTACACATAACGTACTAAGCACGGTCTGCAAAATAATAAAGGTTGTATTTTCACGCAGATGCGGATTCACAGCGTTATTTTACTCGCGCGCTGAAAGAACTGTTGTAAAACGGGTTTCGTAAAACGTTAGGTACATAGGACAACTAATAGCAAATAATGCAGCGTTAGAATTTTTGAGCTTCAAAGGAGTTAGCCAGCCGTGTACGAAAAATCAGCGTCACGCTGTTTGACTCTGTGGGTGTTTGCTTCGGCTATATAAGCGGCCAGCGTTTTTCCAGTCGATCGTTGCCTTCTGCCAGGTGCGTTGACTGATCGTGCTCGCCTGACATGGACCGCGGTGTCGACGCGGCACTTCTTTCCGTCAATTGAATGAGATAACGAACCATGAAAAAGAAAATTATCGCGTCTTGCGTGCTCGGTGGTGCGTGCGTGGCCGCTCAGGCGCAGAGCAGTGTTACCCTATACGGGATCGTCGACAACGGTCTGTCGTGGCAAAACAGCGCCACCTCACTCGGTTCAACCTCGGGCGGCCGTTCTCTTGTGAAGATGACCTCGGGCGTATGGGCGGGTAGCCGATTCGGCCTGAAGGGCAGTGAGGACCTCGGCGGCGGCACGAAAGCAATCTTCTCCCTCGAGGCCGGATTTAACAGCGCGAACGGAACCTCGCAGTTCACAGGCGGATTGTTCACGCGCCAGTCGTGGGTGGGCCTGACCGATTCACGCTTCGGTACGCTGACGGCCGGTCGCCAGTACACAGCCTATTACACAATCCTTGCGCCTTGGAGTCCGACCACTTGGTTGACTGGCTATTTCGGCGCGCATCCGGGCGACATCGATTCTCTCGACAACATTTATCGTGCCAACAATTCGCTTGTCTATCAATCGCCAACGATAGGCGGCTTCACCTTCGGTGCGTCTTACGCGTTAGGGGGCGTAGCAGGCAGCGTGAATGCCGGTTCGACCTGGACCGCAGGCCTTCAATATGCGAATGGGCCGTTTGGAATTGGCGCCGCTTTCGAGCGCGTCAACAACTCGACGCCGGGCGGCGGAGCGTGGGGCGCATCCTCGACAACCTCGAACGGCGGCGCGGAGCCTGCCGTCTCGGCGATCAATAATGGCTATCAGACCGCTCAGGCACAACAGCGTCTCGCGGTAACTGGAGGCTACACCTTCTCGGATGCTTGGGACGTGTCGGCTTCCTATTCGAACGTACAGTACATCCCAGGGACGGGTTCGGTGTTCCGTAGCACGGCCATCTTTAACTCGGCGGGTGCGGTGCTGCACTTCCGACCATCGAGATCGTGGGACTTTGCAGGCGGCTACAGCTACACCCGCGCAACGCTAGCGAATGGCATCTCGAATGCAGCTCAATATCACCAATTCACGCTCTCGCAGTACTACAGTTTGTCGAAGCGCACCGGACTCTATGCAGTGCAGTCGTATCAGCGTGCGAGCGGCGACACCTTGTCGGGCAACAACAAGGTAATCATCGCGACGTCATCACTTGGAGATGGCTTCAGTAGCACTCCGTCGTCGTCGCGCAGTCAAATTGCCGTCGGTGTGGGCGTTGTGCACCGTTTCTGATATTCAAGCCGGACGGATGCCGATGCATGTCCCAAATTGTTGGTCATGTCAAAGGCAAGTCGGACCCGTACGCACATACACATGAGTTCACCCCTCAAACGTGATGGTGTTGCGAATCTAGACGCGGCAGCCTCGAACCAGGCAGCCGCACAATAGATAATTAACGTTCTTCTGGAGAGCTTTGTTATGTTCCATTCTCGTTTCGTCGCCGTGGCCGCTGCTTTATTGATAACTGCTGTTGGGATGATTCCACCGGTCGCAATGGCGCAAAATGCTGAAACGGCTGCATCAACACCCAAGCAAATCAAAAAATTTCAACGCAAGGAAGCTCGAAAAGCTAACCGCGCACGCAAGGATGCAGAAATAGGCACGCTAAAAAAGAACGGTTACAACCCCTCTGCCAACCAGCCCGACTATGCGCAGAACATCCAAAATGCGGAAAAGAAAGCGGCCGCTGCGAAGGCTTTGTCGACACGCTAATGCTGGCTATGCCCGCATGCCGCCGCTTGCTCCGGATCGAGTAACCCGCCGGAGTGAGCTTCTCGAAGTCGGGAAGGTCCCACGGCTGAGCGCGTCGACAATAGCTGATCACTGTTTAAGCTAAATGTCGGGAAGTTGAGCGACTCTCTGTGAAAGAAAGTGCCGACTAGTGTAGTGCTTCGTTTTTCTTGGAAACAAGGCGACGGTTGGCGCGAATGACTTTCTGCAAGATGTCATTGGCCTTGGCAGTCCACACGAATGGTTTGGGTTCCTGGTTATGCACGGCGATGTACTCCTTGATAGCGAGGATGAGATCGGGAACGCAACGGAACACGCCACGGCGCAAACGTTCGGTAGTGATATCGCGAAAGAAACGCTCCGCCATGTTCAGCCACGATGCGGAGGTAGGCGTGAAATGCACGGTGAACCGAGGATGTTTCACGAGCCACTCCTTGACCTTCGGGTGCTTGTGGGTGGCATAGTTGTCGCAGATCAAATGCAGCTCTTTGCCCTTGGGAGTCTCACGCTCAATTTGGCGCAAGAAGTCGAGCCATTCGCTGTGACGGTGGTGCTGATCACAGCGGGCGATCACAGAACCATCGAGGGTGTTGAGCGCCGCGAACAGGGTCGTGGTGCCGTGACGCTTGTAGTCATGAGTCTGGGTGGCCGCACGGCCTCTCTTCAAGGGCAGTCCGGGCTGAGTACGGTCGAGCGCCTGCATCTGGCTCTTCTCGTCGCAGCACAGGACCAACGCATGCTCGGGCGGGGACATGTACAGGCCAACGATGTCCTCGAGCTTCTCGGCGAACAACGGATCCCGCGAGACCTTGAAGCTCTCGACCAAGTGAGGTTTGAGGCCGTTGGCCCGCCAGATTCGCAGCACCGTGGTGTCGCTGACGCCGGCCTTCCTGGCGAGCGTGCGCGTGCTCCAGTGTGTCGCAGCTTCGGGCGTGGTCTGCGTCGTCAGGCGCACGATCTCAGCTCTATCGACGCGTGGCTTGCGCCCACTGCGCGGCAGGTCATCTTCTATCGCCACGACGCCGCCCTGAACAAAGCGTTCACGCCAGCGCCCCACTTGGACTCGCCCGATCCCCAGCGCGGCGGCAATCTCCCGATTGCCCATACCATCCGCCGCCAACAGCACGATCTGTGCTCGTCGCACTGCTCCCCCTGCGTCACAATAGTTGTCGCCTCTGAATTTTCTTAGTGAAGAGATCAGAGGTGGTAGATTGAAGACGAAACAAACGTATTCAGCCGAGTTTAAAGAGCAGGCGCTTGCGAAGGTCCTAAACCGCGGAAGCCGTACAGTCGGATCCGTGGCCGACGAATTGAACATGAATGCACTGACCTTAAGGAAGTGGATGAGAGGTAGCGCCACGGCAGGTCGGAGCTTGGACTCCGGACACGCAAAACGTCCAGAAGACTGGTCGCCGGAAGAGCGACTGGTGGCTTTGCATGAGAGCCATGGGTTGGTCGATGAAGCCCTGAACGCGTGGTGTCGCGAGCGGGGTTTGTTTGCCCATCATCTTGCGCAGTGGGGTGCGGATTTTTGCGTCGCCGGCAGGGCTGGCCATCGCCAAGAGAGCGCTCAGGAGATCCGTGAACTGAAGCAGGCCAATATGCAACTTCAGCGCGAATTGAACCGTAAGGAGAAGGCCTTGGCTGAAGCGGCAGCGCTGTTGGTGCTGCAAAAAAAGTATCGTGCGTTGTTCGAGGACGAGGCGTCATGACCGCCCTTGAAGATCGCAAAACAGTGATCCGTTTGATCGGCGAGGCCACCTCGGCCGGGGCTCGGCAAGCACCTGCGTGTAGCATACTGGGATTGAGCGAGCGTACTGTGCAACGTTGGCTGTGCGGTGAACCTGACTCGCTCGATGGGCGCTCGACGCGACACTATGAACCGTCCCATAAGCTTTCTGCTGATGAACGCGCGGAACTGCTGGCCGTGGCGAACTCTGCCGAATTCGGGCATCTGCCGCCCAGTCAAATCGTTCCCCGGCTGGCCGATCAGCAACGCTACATTGCCTCGGAATCAACCTTCTACCGCGTCCTGCGAGACGAGAACCAACTCGCTCACCGGCGCAGCGAGCGGGCGCCCCGCTCGTGCCGCAAGCCACGCGCTGTCATGGCCGATGCGCCGAACCAGCTTTACAGCTGGGATATCACTTACCTGCCTTCAGCGATTCGCGGGCAGTACTTTTATCTCTATCTATTTATGGACGTGTTCAGCCGCATGATCGTCGGCTGGCAGGTCTATGCCGAGGAGAGCGGTGCCCAGGCAAGCGAGGTCCTCAAGGATCTCTGCGCGCGTGAGGCGATACAGCCAGATCAAGTCATTCTGCATTCCGACAATGGTGGCCCGATGAAGGGCGCCACGATGCTGGCTACCTTGCAGTCCCTGGGCGTCATGCCGTCATTGAGTCGCCCGGGAGTCAGCAACGACAATCCTTATTCAGAATCGCTGTTCAAAACGCTGAAATACCGTCCGGCCTATCCGCTCAAACCGTTCGACACATTATGCGCCGCGCGCGATTGGGTCACCGAACTGGTGCGCTGGTACAACCATGAGCATCGCCACAGCGCGATTCGCTTCGTCACGCCAGCCCAGCGTCACCGAAATCTCGACCAAGACATCTTGAATCGTCGTGCAACCCTCTACGAGAGCGCTCGACAAAATAATCCGCTGCGATGGAAAAGCCAAACGCGCAACTGGCAACGCATTCATGTGGTCCATCTCAATCCGGATCGCGACGACAAAATCAGCGCCGTTTCGCAACCCCGTAACCAGGAGCTAAAAGCAGCTTAAATCTCATGCGTCGAGGCGACAACTAGCTTGAAAACTTCCGCTGCTCGTACCTCGAGGGTTTGCGATCTCACCATCCGCTCAAGCTCGATGCGTTGTTTGCTGCTCAATTCGATCGGTCTCGCCGTCTTTATGACTCGCTTCATCGTCGGTATAAAGAGCATGGCAATGGCAAGACCCGATGGTTCCGTTAATTCAGAAGCACTACACTAGTTAGCCCGCCCGCGCTTGGGTCACCAACTTCTCCATGCGGTTGCACATCATTCGAATGGAAGATCGCGGCTCACCTTCGTAACTATTTCCGCGGGACAGTAATGGTTCCCACAGCTTAGGCCGTGGCATCGAGTCACCCGCGGCATGCGTCGCCCGACGCAGTGCGTGCAGCGAGTCGTTCTTGTGCTCATCTCGCATGCGGTTAGGGAAGGCTCGCGCGGTCATTGCGCGGATCCGCTGACGCTGTCGCACAGGAACGGGGCGAGCACGGCTCGGTTTAGTTCGGCGCCAAGACCTGCGCCCTCGGGCAGCGCCAGGTAGCCATCTTTTACCTTTAGCTCCGGTGCATCGACGATCGTGTCAATGGCGCCGTCGTGAAGTCGGAAATAAGGGTAAAGCTCAAGCATGGAGACATTCGGCAGATTAACCCCTATATGAAGCGCGACCTGGGTTGCAAGCGCACTTCCACAAACGTGTGGAGCAACACGCATCCCGAATGCTTCGGCCATTGCAGCAATCTTTTTCGTCTCCATTATTCCGCCGGTGTTGCACGGATCGGGCTGGACGATGTCGACTGCTCGCGCTTCGATTAGCGCACGCATCTGATGACGGCCGTAGTTGCGCTCGCCCGCAGCCAACGGAATCGACGTGCGTGCGGCGACCCACGCCATTGCTTCGGCGTCGGATGGATCAGTGGGTTCTTCGACGAAGAGAATATCGTAAGGCTCGAAGCGGCTGCAAAGTCGCGCGGCTTCTGCCGCGGTGAGCCCGCCACTCAGATCCAGCATCAGATCGACGTGCGGCCCGATCGCGTCGCGCACCGCCTTGACGCGCG containing:
- a CDS encoding mandelate racemase/muconate lactonizing enzyme family protein produces the protein MKITQVDIYLAQSGKLHPILVEVVTDEGVRGIGEAGVAYGRGATAAAGMLKDLAADLIGRDPARIEAFSTHVYDHTFWGKGGGTIVFAALSAIEQALWDIKGRACGLPVYEMLGGAVNDRVRCYANGWYESAQTPDEFARATERPLNDGYTALKFYPLGQMVGANMRHVSQRAITREQADLAVARVKAVRDAIGPHVDLMLDLSGGLTAAEAARLCSRFEPYDILFVEEPTDPSDAEAMAWVAARTSIPLAAGERNYGRHQMRALIEARAVDIVQPDPCNTGGIMETKKIAAMAEAFGMRVAPHVCGSALATQVALHIGVNLPNVSMLELYPYFRLHDGAIDTIVDAPELKVKDGYLALPEGAGLGAELNRAVLAPFLCDSVSGSAQ